In Macrobrachium rosenbergii isolate ZJJX-2024 chromosome 6, ASM4041242v1, whole genome shotgun sequence, a genomic segment contains:
- the LOC136839856 gene encoding uncharacterized protein, which produces MAGNGKYDKDRGKEIGRSRDQNVWYNKEDRIRNEYTRGSTKVLEISKKVQEGRLRWYGYLLRRQEHHIGKHAMEMELQGRRRRGRLRKRWRDYVSEGLREKGLDEAETHHRGRWKRRIQNGDPLQKWD; this is translated from the exons ATGGCAGG AAACGGCAAGTATGACAAagacagaggaaaagaaattggACGTAGCAGAGATCAGAATGTCTGGTACAACAAGGAAGATAGGATTAGAAATGAGTATACAAGAGGGTCAACAAAGGTgcttgaaatatcaaagaaagtgcaggaggggagacTGAGATGGTACGGATACCTACTGAGAAGGCAGGAACACCATATTGGAaagcatgctatggagatggaacTGCAGGgcagaagaagacgaggaaggctaagaaagagatggagagattaTGTGAGTGAAGGTTTGAGGGAGAAGGGACTTGACGAAGCAGAAACGCACCACAGGGGTAGATGGAAGCGGCGCATCCAAAACGGCGACCCCTTACAGAAATGGGACTAA